A region of Hippoglossus stenolepis isolate QCI-W04-F060 chromosome 7, HSTE1.2, whole genome shotgun sequence DNA encodes the following proteins:
- the LOC118111853 gene encoding BTB/POZ domain-containing protein KCTD16: protein MALSENCKTQPAKEQGSVQNPPSDVIELNVGGQVYYTRHATLASFPNSLLGKLFSNKKGSSNDLARDLRGRYFIDRDGFLFRYVLDYLRDKQVVLPDHFPERGRLKREAEYFQLPDLVKLLSSEESKQIADELYYSDVDDASQGSDQRFYPSFSLDRRYGYITVALKAVCAAGGRESNTDAKAKKLPRIFVSSRIGLAKEVFGDALNENRDADRPPDRYTCRFYLKFKHLERAFDMLSESGFHIVACNSSLTASPVGHYADDRVWSNYAQYIFYRGPSRWSSSHCDCCCKSHKSEREGESGTSFNDLSTSCSETQSEASSPQGTVICGPVRRRPNIQTLDRPMPKGPGHMLQHAEMRRKTDMLRVRTFGVRERDAAKRKANKDKMTPEQELEKCIQDFRRIRIPDRFPERKYMWQSDLLRKYRL, encoded by the exons ATGGCACTGAGCGAAAACTGCAAAACGCAACCTGCAAAAGAGCAAGGCTCGGTGCAAAACCCTCCATCGGATGTTATTGAGCTGAATGTGGGTGGACAGGTGTACTACACTCGCCATGCCACACTGGCGAGCTTCCCAAATTCCTTACTTGGGAAGCTGTTCTCCAACAAGAAGGGGTCTTCTAATGACTTGGCCCGGGACCTCAGAGGACGCTATTTCATCGACAGAGATGGCTTTCTGTTCCGTTATGTATTGGATTACCTTAGAGATAAGCAAGTGGTCCTGCCTGACCACTTCCCTGAGAGGGGAAGGTTGAAAAGAGAGGCGGAATACTTCCAGCTGCCGGATCTGGTCAAACTTTTGAGCTCCGAGGAGTCAAAGCAGATCGCAGACGAGTTGTACTACAGTGATGTGGATGACGCGTCGCAGGGCAGCGACCAGAGGTTTTACCCCTCTTTCTCCCTGGACAGGAGGTATGGCTACATCACGGTGGCGTTGAAAGCCGTGTGCGCTGCGGGGGGCAGAGAGAGTAACACCGACGCAAAGGCCAAAAAGTTGCCGCGGATCTTCGTCAGCAGCAGGATCGGCTTGGCGAAGGAGGTGTTCGGAGACGCCCTGAACGAGAACCGGGACGCGGACCGACCACCGGACCGCTACACCTGCAGGTTTTACCTCAAGTTCAAGCACCTGGAGCGGGCGTTTGACATGCTGTCAGAGAGCGGCTTCCACATCGTGGCCTGCAACTCGTCCCTGACTGCGTCCCCCGTCGGTCATTACGCGGATGACAGGGTCTGGTCCAATTACGCACAGTACATCTTCTACC GTGGGCCCTCAAGGTGGTCGTCCTCTCACTGCgactgctgctgcaagagcCATAAAAGTGAGCGCGAAGGCGAAAGCGGCACTTCCTTCAACGACCTCTCGACTTCCTGTTCCGAGACCCAATCGGAGGCCAGCTCCCCTCAAGGGACCGTGATCTGTGGCCCTGTGAGACGGCGGCCCAACATCCAGACGCTGGACCGCCCCATGCCCAAAGGACCAGGTCACATGCTGCAGCACGCAGAGATGCGCCGCAAGACTGACATGCTCCGCGTGAGAACCTTCGGGGTGCGGGAGCGAGATGCCGCGAAGAGGAAAGCGAATAAGGACAAGATGACTccagagcaggagctggagaaatGCATCCAGGACTTCCGGCGCATTAGGATTCCAGATCGCTTTCCGGAGAGGAAGTACATGTGGCAATCAGACCTTCTGAGAAAGTATCGTCTCTAA